One Glycine soja cultivar W05 chromosome 7, ASM419377v2, whole genome shotgun sequence genomic window, ATTTCTTGATTATAATtcagtttaatttgatttttcaattattaaaatattcagaTCCCTTAATTGTTTAGAACTGAACAATTATATCCATTCTGTTAATTTTGTACCATTGGCCAACGGGGTcagccttttcttcttctttctctaacCCTCAGTAACTCAAAAGCCACATGACACCATCACCCACGATACCCACCAACATCCACACCCAATGCCCCACATTATGCACTGTCACCCATGAAACCACCAACCTCCGCACCCAGCCCAAACAAGCACGGTCATGCCACCACCAACCTCCACAAACTTGGATCCACCCTCATCCTAAACAAGAAACTCTACACGCCACCACAACCTCTATGAACCCACCACTCAGATCTGAAACCAAGAGCAGCTCCGACCAAGAAGGACGATGAAACACCGGTTACAAAGGGTGGCAACAAAGATGACAACCATGAACTCAAAtctggatttttttaaaattttttttcattctgatTGTATTCTAATTGTGTTGATTTGAGGTGATTAGGGTCTTGATTGTATTGATTTGAGCTGGTTAGGGTCATGATTGTGTTAATTTGGGGGAGGTTAGGGTACTGATTGAAATTGTTTTGGGGTAATctgatagttatttttttaaaaaaattataataattaaattagggGTTATAAACagtcactttttaaaaatattttttattctattataaaattttaaaaataaataataaatataatgatgGATTTTAATCTTCACTATTTACAAATTTATGCCGCCACAATTTACAACTTAATGgtatcaattataatttgatgaaagGGGCATAATTGTTTCATCTCAAACAATTAAGGAACCTGATTGAACATTTAATAGTTGAGaccaaattaaactttaaattataattaaaagactaaatatacaattaagaaaaaatatcataaattcaAATATGCACGCTAGAACACTTCATAGTTCATCAATTTTATATACCGATCCTCAAAACTTCAATATTATgccaatgactaatgcaaaccaACCTTTACTGACTAACGTATCATAAGATAGCCAAAAGTCCATTTGGCTTAGATTTTAATAGTATTGATTATTGAAGAATTGACATTGAAAGAATTGatgttacaaaattttatttgtatttgagAATGGTATTTTAAAGTTgagtataaaaagattttgcTTGGATGGTAAAGTAAATCATCTTTAAGTAAATATAGGCATGTTTTAAGAATTATaccaataataaaaactaaaacattaTACTTCCCttcaaatcaattataataatCACCCAATTGATTTCAGAAACTCAATTTTTGCAGCAGCACTGTACAAACATGTTATTTTGGCCCCTAAGATGATTTTTGGGGTAAGACAAACAGGCTAAGTGTTATTGgcattaacaaaaccaacctgttttaattatttcatacGGAAATAGAAAGATAACTGAAATACAGAGTTAAATCCTGCCAACGAGGTGGGAACAGGATGCACATTTTAACTAGCAGAATCAGCAACACAACAGCCGAATATGGCAGCAAGGATAAACTTAACATAAAAcacttataagagaaaaaaaaaaagtaaaataaatcaatttataattgtATACCTCCACTTCTTCAAAAGTGGAAGTTGAATGAGTTTGAGATAGATGAAATTCTTAAAAAGTACTTATAAGaatagaaattaagaaaatataataaatcagATTTTTctgtaagttaaaattaattatccaCCTCAACCATTTTAAAAGCGCTCTCATCTTCTCAACAAGCTCAGatacaactttttaaaaaatggtctGTATCTGCAATTTTAGCCACAACATCAACATTTTAAGATTACCGTGTCCACATTTGTTCACAATTTCCCACAACATCAAAGATTGCGAAAAACTGCAACctcaatttaaaaccttgctaAGATACATAAGCTTTTTATAtcttgtgaaaagaaaaatgattcaTTTTATCTCTTTATGTTCTTCTTTCTAATTGTCAAAAAAATTACCCAAAGTAGCTCTGAAGTGAGAATCTGGAAGTCAAGCTATTTCTCATTTCTTATTCACTATTGGCTGCATTTAAATTCTGCAAATCAACAGTAAAGCATTCCCACCATTATAAAGTAATAAAAGAAACATCAAGCAGGAAACCCACAGTAGCTGAATATTTGCTACACTAGAGTGGATCAAACTAAACAGAACTAGACATGCATAGATCAGGCACTATTGTTACTAAGCCATGAATCACTAGTCAGTAACTAGAGAGTAAAATAGCAACTGATACAACACAACCCTattgcaaattaaaaataattaatcaaacagATATAGAGTTGCGAATCCAATAAAATATTGGTCATACCAATTATTGTGACAAAAAAATGAGTCACGATTATTGTGTCAAAAATAAGTGTAATCTATTTGCAATGACAGTACCGGTATGAGTATGACAGCGGgttaagagaaacaaaaaagggaaataaaattgGGGTCTCACTTTTGGTCTTGACTAGAAGTTGAAGGGGGTTGGGACTCGTTTGGTGTCAAACTTTGCTTTGGCGTCTTCAATTCAATGATGGCTACTTCCTCAACAACCTTTTCGGCCCTGAGAATGAATTCGTAGTAATCAGAATGAGCATCCATACACTGCTTTAATACTTCAAAATTTCACTATAGAAGATCCGTAATTCAAATATCCAAGCTTCAACACTTCATACTTCATCCACTTCTAAGGTCAGTACCTCAAACACAATATTTTCATCCACAAAATTCATaccaatattattttaatggcTAATGCAAAACCTTCCACTGACTTATGGATCATAGGATAGCTAAGAGTCcatattattaacattttagAGGCATTAACATTGAAATAATAGATTTCAAAGAATagatgttacaaaatttgatttcaatgttAATGCCTCTAAGATTTAAAAAGATGATGCTTGGAGGATAAAGTAAATAAACTTTAAAGTGAAAATATAGGCATTTGTAAGAATTATACTCAACAAAAAAAGCTAAAAGATTTTACTTTCCTTCAAATCAATTCTACTAACCACTGCAGTGGTTTCAGAAACTCACAATTTTTGAAGCAGTACAGTATAAACCATGTTATCTGGCCCATAAGATGACTTTTGCAGTAAAACAAACAGGCTACGTGTTACTAGCATTAACAATAACACTTAATCTAAGTCAACctgtttatttatttcaaatggAAATGAAAACATAACAGAAACACAgagttaaagtaaaaaaaaaagatgcaaaTTTCAACTTGCACAATCTACATGAAACAGCATCTGAATATAGCAGCTAGTTTGGACACACCTATCGGAAAAcactataagaaaaaaataagtaaaatgaatcaaacttctttcataaactaaaatcaattgATACACCTCAACCTTGGAGAAGTTAAATGAGTTGAGCAAGATAAACTTCCTACATacttataggaaaagaaaataagacaataaaataaataattttttcttttaagttaatGTTAATTTATCCATCTCAACCTTTTTAAGAGTTCTCTCATCTTACTTCTCTAAAAGCAAAGctacaaggttttaaaaaaggtTTACATGATCATGATTTACAATGCCAACGTTTTTGGAGTGACTGCATCTTAACTGCAATTGAAGCCACATTTGTCATCAATTCCGCACAACATCAGGGATTGTGACAAAACTGTGACTGCAATTTGAAAGCCTGCTAAGATACATAAGCTATATATATAACTTGTGCAAAACAATTGATTCATTTCCcctctttattttcttctcttacaactacttgtcaaaaaaatttatccaaactgACTCCTAATTGAGAATCATGAAGTCAAGCTATTTCTCATTTGTTATTCACCACTAATTCTTATCTCTTATTCACTACTAGATCTAGCAGTTAAATTCTGCAAATGAACAATAACTGAATCACCAAGCTGGAAACCCAATATCACATTCAATAACTGAATATTTGCTATCCTAGAGTTAGACATGCATAGATcacacacaaaattttaaaagaatgttACAACATCAAGGTTTCTGGAGTCGCCACCACCATAATTGCAGCCGCATCAGCCACATGTGTTTGCAATTTCCCACATTATCAAGGACCACAACAAACTGCAATTGAAAACCTTGATCACACACTCATGTTACCACGGCATGAATCAGTAACAACTAGACAGTAAAATAGCAACTGATGCCATGTAACGCACCCATATgacaaattaaatcaattgaACAACAGAGACAGATCTATGAATCCAATTACCCAAGTAAGAAAATACTTTCCATTCTCCATTCCAATTTATTGTGACAAAATAATTGAGCCAGTCagtgagaaacaaaaaaaattagggtTCTCACTTTTGGTCTTGTGGTGGTGGTTGTTGTTGATTCTGCTTCTCCTTCTCCAATTCGACGATGGCCTGTTCCTCAGCGAGCTTCTCGGCGCGGATGATGGGCTCGTAGTAGTCGGAGTGGGCTTCCATACAGCGCTTGAGCGCGGCGGTGACCTGGGCGCACTTCTCGAGGAGGTCCTCGTTGTTGCTCTCGGCCTCCTCGACGCAATTCTCCCACCCTACGAACTCGTCTCTGCACCCGCCACCCTTCATAAAGAGGCAGAACCCGCactctccttcttcctcttccccgGCTTCGGCTTCGGCTTCGGCTTCGGCTCCGGGAGACACCGAACCTGGTTGATCAGGAGGGAGATCTTGGGGTTTCGCTTCGGGTTGGTGGGAATTTAGAGGTTCTTGGTTCGCGTGTGTGGACATTGTTGGGATGATGTAGCTGAGACGGTAGCTGCGTCGGACGAAAGACACGAATAGATGCTGCAAAACCCTCTAAAACCCTTGACTCAACTTCTTTATcaagcaaaaaacaaaataataataatctttttaattaGGCATTAaactatttgttatttttaaatacatttttgaaCTTGGCTTtttgaatttgtatttttttaattaaacaatcTGATTAAAAGTTGTCATATAATTGAAGAATTtatagactaatttaacctaaatttcatatatttttacatattttatattgaatacTTCAAAAGGAAACCTTCAATGTACTTCCTTAGGTCCCTAATAAGAGGCACTTATAACAAAATTACACATACCAATAAAAataggtaaattttttttttaagaaaaaaatattactattgtactaattttattctcattaacttgaatttaaatatgttgtctCACTTTCTGCCTCACCAATCAAATGGTGATACGTCATTTAAGATATgtatttttcattcaattcttAAAATACCTTTAACAAATCCCTAACCCACCCATGGcacgataaaataaaaatggcaGCACAATAATTCTTATTTGTTGCACAAGCACAACCCTCTTCCacaatttcttattttctttatgttATACGTCTCAAAGTTCTTGTTTCTCATCAGGTAACTCTTCGAAAACCATTTTGTTATGCTCCATATGTCCTTCTCCAGCAACCCCACAACGAGGGTAAGTGTCATCGTCTCTACATTTAAAAAATGCCGACACGTTTCTTCGTGACGTTATTTCatacgataaaaaaaaatggtttccaATTAGGATCTTCAATTCCTTCCGTGTTGATTGCACCATACAAAGTTTGCTAAAAACAATCTGCtgtataaaaagaaagaaaaaagcatGCAAGATCAACAAGGCAATCCATAAAGCAACTTGTCATAATGTTGTTATATAACACGCTATGATCATTAGTTTCTAGTCAGATTAATTTTAGCTTGTCCacacattttttgttatttgtgaTACTCAGGTTttagcactttttttttttcttttttaatgaatCTTAGAGAGGATTTTGGTCTTAAAGCACTAGGTTTTCCTAattatagatatagatataaagataaatattacAAGAAGGGAAGgggttgaattgtgatttaACGTAATGTTGAAAAATTGTTCAAAACCATGGAAGTTGTTTGTCTATAAAGATACCTACGTAAGAAACTGTAACAACCTCTATTACAAGAGCAC contains:
- the LOC114419863 gene encoding uncharacterized protein LOC114419863 isoform X1, whose amino-acid sequence is MSTHANQEPLNSHQPEAKPQDLPPDQPGSVSPGAEAEAEAEAGEEEEGECGFCLFMKGGGCRDEFVGWENCVEEAESNNEDLLEKCAQVTAALKRCMEAHSDYYEPIIRAEKLAEEQAIVELEKEKQNQQQPPPQDQKAEKVVEEVAIIELKTPKQSLTPNESQPPSTSSQDQKI
- the LOC114419863 gene encoding uncharacterized protein LOC114419863 isoform X2, with product MSTHANQEPLNSHQPEAKPQDLPPDQPGSVSPGAEAEAEAEAGEEEEGECGFCLFMKGGGCRDEFVGWENCVEEAESNNEDLLEKCAQVTAALKRCMEAHSDYYEPIIRAEKLAEEQAIVELEKEKQNQQQPPPQDQNLLWSLIMWEIANTCG